In Rhodothermus bifroesti, a single genomic region encodes these proteins:
- a CDS encoding flagellar hook-basal body protein, translating to MLLRLQNAAASMTEALRQQERLANNLANVNTVGYKQERFFVEALNEQLDLERAPRSDRRLAQWNELTQGPLEPTGNPLDVAIEGEGFFVVTDETTGATFYTRSGQFMLDTEGVLRTIDGLLVEGQNGPIRLSPLEQRQPLSISQDGVVRAGEREIDRLQLVRFAHPEALFRVTGARFEAAGQTPEPLENPRLRPGFLEGSNVNPVLAMTEMIEHFHRFETQQKVIQTTDQLLGQITRDLGKF from the coding sequence ATGCTGCTTCGTCTCCAAAACGCTGCTGCTTCGATGACCGAGGCCTTGCGCCAGCAAGAACGGTTGGCCAACAATTTGGCCAACGTCAACACGGTTGGCTACAAACAAGAACGCTTTTTTGTGGAAGCCCTAAATGAACAACTGGACCTGGAACGGGCACCCCGCAGCGACCGCCGTCTTGCTCAATGGAATGAGCTCACGCAAGGTCCCTTAGAACCTACCGGCAACCCGCTCGACGTCGCCATCGAAGGCGAAGGGTTTTTTGTGGTCACCGACGAAACAACCGGGGCCACCTTCTACACCCGCTCTGGACAATTTATGCTCGACACTGAAGGGGTGCTGAGAACTATCGATGGCCTATTGGTTGAAGGTCAAAACGGCCCTATCCGCCTTTCACCCCTTGAGCAGCGCCAGCCCCTTTCCATCAGTCAAGACGGAGTGGTTCGTGCCGGAGAGCGCGAAATCGACCGCCTGCAGCTTGTACGCTTTGCCCACCCCGAAGCCCTATTCCGCGTGACAGGGGCTCGCTTCGAGGCTGCCGGCCAAACACCAGAACCCCTCGAAAATCCACGCCTACGTCCTGGATTTCTCGAAGGCAGCAACGTCAACCCTGTGCTCGCCATGACCGAAATGATCGAGCACTTTCATCGATTTGAAACCCAGCAAAAAGTCATTCAAACGACCGACCAACTGCTGGGACAAATTACCCGTGACCTTGGCAAATTCTAA
- the flgG gene encoding flagellar basal-body rod protein FlgG: protein MLRALRTAALGMNAQQTGVDTIAHNLANANTTGFKQARVVFQDLLYQTIQTPGQEEAQGITPPASIQLGSGVAIVATVRQFTQGSLIETGNALDLAINGDGFFQIRRPDGSIVYTRDGTFTLNANGTLVTQTGLPLEPELNVPPDTIEIHISQDGAVSVRLQGATESVEIGQLELARFPNPAGLRAIGGNLYEQTEASGFPILGPPGEAGFGTVRQGFLEAANVDIVQEMVNLITAQRAYEINSKMVTTSEEMLQTASQMKR from the coding sequence ATGCTACGTGCGCTCCGAACTGCTGCCCTGGGCATGAACGCCCAGCAAACCGGTGTCGATACCATTGCCCACAACCTGGCGAACGCTAATACGACCGGCTTTAAACAGGCCCGGGTGGTCTTTCAAGACCTGCTCTACCAGACCATCCAAACACCTGGCCAAGAAGAAGCCCAGGGCATCACACCGCCAGCCTCGATTCAGCTAGGCAGCGGGGTGGCCATTGTGGCCACTGTACGTCAATTTACCCAGGGAAGCCTTATCGAAACCGGTAACGCACTGGACCTTGCCATCAACGGTGACGGCTTTTTCCAAATCCGTCGGCCCGATGGATCGATTGTCTACACCCGCGACGGGACCTTCACGCTCAATGCCAACGGTACCCTGGTCACGCAAACGGGCCTACCGTTGGAACCAGAATTAAACGTCCCGCCCGACACCATCGAAATCCACATCAGCCAGGACGGGGCAGTCTCGGTAAGGCTCCAGGGCGCAACAGAAAGCGTGGAAATCGGCCAACTCGAACTCGCACGCTTCCCTAACCCAGCTGGACTACGGGCCATTGGAGGTAACCTTTACGAGCAGACCGAAGCTAGTGGCTTCCCTATCCTAGGTCCACCGGGTGAGGCCGGGTTTGGCACCGTTCGGCAAGGCTTCCTGGAGGCTGCTAATGTAGACATCGTACAAGAAATGGTTAATCTGATCACCGCGCAGCGGGCCTACGAGATCAACTCCAAAATGGTCACCACCAGCGAGGAAATGCTCCAAACGGCTAGCCAAATGAAACGGTAA
- a CDS encoding zinc-dependent peptidase, with translation MQIVRRAVVGVYGVLAFVLGGMVSWIGVRMGIGMWVGALIAFGVFAWGMWPSWRRWRVARQPFPAAWRLWLEAHVPFYRGLDAVGRRRFERDVQFFLDEQRFEGVGVEVTETLRLAVAAGAALLLHGRPNWELPARRTFLFYAGRFNEDYDEDALGDYEGMAHAQGPVILSAKAVEMGWAVPHDGDNVVLHELAHLFDFENLDADGIPTLLNPASAEAWRRLMRAEMVKVRQGRSVLRRYAATSAAEFFAVAVENFFERPELLAHRHPELFEALCAFFNLDPRSSGQTQG, from the coding sequence ATGCAAATTGTCCGTCGTGCTGTAGTTGGGGTTTACGGGGTGTTGGCTTTTGTGCTGGGAGGAATGGTTAGCTGGATAGGAGTGCGGATGGGTATAGGAATGTGGGTAGGTGCGCTGATAGCCTTTGGGGTCTTTGCATGGGGAATGTGGCCTTCGTGGCGGCGCTGGCGGGTGGCGCGACAACCGTTTCCCGCGGCGTGGCGCCTATGGTTGGAAGCGCATGTGCCGTTCTATCGAGGCCTAGACGCAGTAGGACGGCGACGCTTTGAGCGCGACGTGCAGTTCTTTTTGGACGAGCAGCGGTTTGAAGGCGTAGGGGTTGAAGTCACGGAAACGCTACGCTTGGCGGTAGCTGCAGGGGCTGCGCTACTGCTTCATGGCCGTCCTAACTGGGAGCTGCCTGCACGTCGGACATTTCTCTTTTACGCGGGTCGGTTTAACGAAGACTACGATGAAGATGCCTTGGGAGACTATGAGGGCATGGCACATGCACAAGGACCCGTGATCCTGTCGGCAAAGGCTGTAGAGATGGGATGGGCAGTCCCTCATGACGGAGATAATGTGGTGCTGCACGAGCTGGCGCATTTGTTTGATTTTGAGAATCTAGACGCGGACGGGATTCCAACCTTGCTTAATCCAGCTTCGGCTGAGGCTTGGCGGCGACTGATGCGGGCAGAAATGGTCAAAGTGCGTCAGGGACGGTCCGTGCTGCGCCGATATGCAGCCACCAGTGCGGCCGAATTTTTTGCCGTAGCAGTGGAAAACTTTTTCGAGCGGCCAGAGCTATTGGCCCATCGCCACCCCGAGCTTTTTGAGGCACTTTGCGCGTTTTTTAATCTGGATCCACGCAGCTCAGGGCAAACTCAAGGCTGA
- a CDS encoding tetratricopeptide repeat protein, with product MQDNLKALLLQGEDHFLQGSYVQALHLFERVLREDPDNTYALNDAGLAYAELGQIEKAVECFEYALHCDPTHERAFYNLLDVLMKYDFWDLAQEAYHQYKSNILDGEERIKYKSIFEDQKALVEESSQVVIILGMHRSGTSTISRILNLLGVYLGEAEDFLKPAPDNPKGFWENKFFVEVNDEILRRLGSPADKEYTWSEPPIFYEGWERSNKFRDLKFRVIEFINKNMSKYKIWGWKDPRTCLTLPFWKDVIPNDKIKYVVCLRNPLSVAKSLQKRNNFPLEKGLKLWFKYNMLILKNIRSSPKIIVNYEDVLNDKHRNIQIEKIKKFIGIKHKINLENINSFVEENMSHYHHNMQELLHLNNVNPMIKFLYFSLYVVSKHESAYVDFIFDIISEFNIN from the coding sequence ATGCAGGATAACCTAAAGGCCCTATTGCTTCAAGGGGAAGATCATTTTCTACAAGGATCTTATGTGCAAGCGTTGCATCTTTTCGAGAGGGTATTACGCGAGGATCCGGATAATACCTATGCCTTAAACGATGCCGGACTGGCCTATGCTGAGCTCGGGCAGATAGAAAAAGCCGTTGAGTGTTTCGAGTACGCTTTGCATTGTGATCCTACGCATGAGCGTGCGTTTTATAATTTGCTTGACGTGTTAATGAAGTACGATTTTTGGGATTTAGCTCAAGAGGCATATCATCAATATAAATCGAACATTTTAGATGGAGAAGAAAGAATAAAGTATAAGTCTATTTTTGAAGATCAGAAAGCTTTGGTAGAGGAATCTTCTCAAGTAGTAATCATCTTGGGAATGCATCGTAGTGGGACGTCTACGATATCTAGAATATTAAATCTGTTAGGAGTTTATCTAGGTGAAGCAGAAGATTTTTTGAAACCAGCACCGGACAATCCAAAAGGTTTCTGGGAGAATAAATTCTTTGTCGAAGTGAATGATGAAATACTAAGGAGATTAGGTAGTCCAGCTGACAAAGAATATACCTGGAGTGAGCCTCCGATTTTTTATGAGGGTTGGGAAAGGTCGAATAAATTTAGGGATTTAAAATTTAGAGTTATAGAATTTATAAACAAAAACATGTCTAAGTATAAAATATGGGGATGGAAAGATCCAAGGACATGTCTTACACTTCCTTTTTGGAAGGATGTTATACCTAATGATAAAATAAAATATGTAGTATGCCTGCGAAATCCTCTGAGTGTTGCCAAATCTCTACAAAAAAGAAACAATTTTCCTTTAGAAAAAGGCCTAAAACTTTGGTTTAAGTATAATATGCTGATATTAAAAAATATAAGATCAAGTCCCAAAATTATCGTAAATTATGAAGATGTGCTAAACGATAAACACAGAAACATACAGATAGAAAAAATCAAGAAGTTTATAGGAATAAAACATAAAATAAATCTAGAAAATATTAACAGTTTTGTTGAAGAAAATATGAGTCACTATCATCACAACATGCAAGAACTTCTACATTTAAACAATGTTAATCCCATGATAAAGTTCTTGTATTTCTCTCTCTATGTTGTGTCAAAGCATGAAAGTGCCTACGTAGATTTTATCTTCGATATTATTTCGGAATTCAATATTAACTAA
- a CDS encoding peptidoglycan hydrolase — MPTEITAATSGSGTRALLGLRQPRTPEEAAQQFEEILLRQFVHTMTRNLFRSSLDGEEAPGWMESYRDTQRDVLADVLARHLAAQDRLGIAELLLRQWQRAGFIDAESTQKVKQAL; from the coding sequence ATGCCTACAGAAATTACTGCGGCCACAAGCGGTAGCGGCACGCGAGCCCTGCTAGGGCTGCGTCAACCCCGCACACCAGAAGAGGCAGCGCAACAGTTTGAAGAAATCTTGCTGCGCCAGTTTGTCCATACCATGACGCGCAACCTGTTTCGCAGTTCACTCGACGGAGAGGAAGCGCCTGGCTGGATGGAAAGCTACCGAGATACGCAACGCGACGTATTGGCTGATGTACTGGCACGCCACCTAGCAGCGCAAGATCGACTAGGGATTGCTGAGCTATTGCTACGCCAGTGGCAGCGTGCCGGGTTTATCGATGCGGAATCTACCCAAAAGGTTAAACAAGCGCTATGA
- the flgA gene encoding flagellar basal body P-ring formation chaperone FlgA, with protein MKRALPISVALWTLMGPAIASDPIDTRLLVAADSLLAAAFPTLHGHLKASLMRYQVTASGPLQLRLPPTTKDPIGHLQVDVWVADAQQLWRKVGWALFFVARYDSVVVARRTFQRGDNVSGADLAIVWQETTRLRTPPLSPQQLRQLQMQGPLEAMRRITAGEVLRADDLKPPRAAATGETVWMRYRRGALELLLRCQARMPGYVGDEIELYAPQTQATYRARLTAPGWAEWIATLQASR; from the coding sequence ATGAAACGGGCTCTTCCCATAAGTGTCGCTCTCTGGACCCTGATGGGGCCGGCCATTGCCTCCGACCCCATCGACACGCGGCTTTTGGTTGCCGCCGACTCGCTGCTTGCAGCGGCTTTTCCAACGCTGCACGGTCACCTCAAGGCCAGCCTAATGCGGTATCAGGTGACGGCCAGTGGGCCCTTGCAGCTTCGGTTACCACCCACCACCAAAGATCCCATAGGACACCTGCAGGTCGATGTATGGGTCGCCGATGCTCAGCAGCTCTGGCGCAAAGTCGGCTGGGCGCTCTTTTTTGTGGCTCGCTACGATTCGGTTGTTGTTGCGCGACGTACGTTCCAGCGCGGGGATAACGTATCGGGAGCTGACCTGGCCATCGTCTGGCAGGAAACCACGCGGCTACGTACACCCCCCCTATCACCGCAGCAACTACGCCAGCTCCAAATGCAAGGGCCGCTCGAGGCCATGCGGCGCATTACAGCAGGAGAAGTGCTTCGCGCAGACGACCTCAAACCTCCACGGGCAGCTGCTACTGGCGAAACGGTCTGGATGCGCTACCGACGTGGAGCTCTAGAACTGCTGCTGCGCTGCCAAGCCCGCATGCCCGGCTACGTAGGCGACGAGATCGAACTCTATGCCCCACAAACACAAGCTACTTACCGGGCCCGCCTGACAGCACCCGGATGGGCTGAATGGATCGCAACCCTCCAAGCTTCTCGATAA
- the flgN gene encoding flagellar export chaperone FlgN, with translation MNPSQVNSPASLVQQLIGTLHQELALFAELEQCLETQLDALRQHNVEALEEAAMATSNRLTRLERLEQTRLRQGRLLRRILKLEPSASGEQLLTALAALPEGASATQTLRQLQQALQTQQERTRRQCETLEFALQYAIHIGQELLEFLQELEQPATARVYTPTGRTTPASPQRSVVNQVG, from the coding sequence ATGAATCCTTCCCAGGTCAACAGCCCTGCCAGCCTAGTGCAGCAGCTCATCGGTACGTTGCACCAGGAGCTTGCCTTATTTGCCGAGCTGGAGCAATGCCTGGAGACGCAGCTTGACGCGCTGCGCCAGCACAACGTGGAAGCCTTAGAAGAGGCTGCAATGGCCACCAGTAACCGACTTACCCGTCTGGAACGGCTTGAGCAAACACGCCTACGCCAAGGGCGACTGCTGCGACGCATTTTAAAACTAGAGCCCTCAGCTTCTGGAGAACAACTCTTAACTGCTCTAGCAGCCCTCCCTGAAGGGGCTTCCGCAACGCAAACCTTACGCCAACTTCAGCAAGCCTTGCAGACCCAGCAAGAACGCACGCGTCGCCAGTGTGAAACGCTTGAGTTTGCATTACAATACGCGATACATATAGGACAAGAGCTCCTAGAATTCCTACAGGAGCTCGAGCAGCCAGCCACTGCCCGCGTCTACACCCCCACAGGCCGCACGACCCCAGCCTCACCCCAGCGCTCAGTGGTTAACCAAGTAGGGTAA
- a CDS encoding flagellar basal body L-ring protein FlgH, translating to MRRVLFIFTWLTLGALPAVAQNSLYADPRAFRQGDLLTIILAERTAAQRESNYEQAANTKLGGAAAVSGSLGGRFGLDATFVHEGKSRNETLQRDLLTGTVTAIVVGVDTTGNLLIEGERRLNVNGVTHLMRISGLVRPLDVRYDNTVFSYQIAQARIEYHQSDGLTRKFFRPGFFTRLGALVLLGAAIAWGTQ from the coding sequence ATGCGTAGGGTTTTGTTCATATTCACTTGGCTAACGCTGGGCGCTCTACCGGCTGTAGCCCAAAACTCCTTGTATGCAGACCCCCGCGCTTTTCGCCAGGGGGATCTGCTTACCATTATTCTGGCCGAGCGTACCGCGGCACAACGCGAAAGCAATTACGAGCAAGCCGCTAACACCAAGCTGGGTGGCGCTGCGGCTGTAAGCGGTAGCTTAGGTGGGCGCTTTGGTCTCGATGCCACGTTCGTCCACGAAGGCAAATCGCGCAACGAAACCCTCCAGCGCGACCTGCTCACCGGCACAGTAACTGCAATCGTTGTGGGCGTCGACACAACGGGGAATTTGCTTATCGAAGGCGAACGGCGGCTCAATGTCAACGGAGTCACACACTTGATGCGTATTTCCGGACTGGTGCGTCCACTTGACGTGCGCTACGACAACACGGTGTTTTCCTACCAGATTGCGCAGGCACGGATCGAATACCACCAGAGCGACGGCCTCACGCGCAAGTTTTTCCGACCGGGCTTCTTTACACGCCTAGGCGCACTGGTACTCCTTGGCGCAGCAATTGCTTGGGGTACACAATAA
- a CDS encoding flagellar basal body P-ring protein FlgI encodes MRRCFIWLGLIAFFWPLRAAGQQAGQARLKDLIMLEGAAPVQLVGYGLVVGLNRTGDLARGQRGSPYTVQSIANMLRRFGITVDPALLQARNAAAVMVTATLDPFAGPGSRIDVTVSALGDARSLSGGVLLQTPLLDPASGQVYAVAQGPVSTGAVLASSFGSSVQINHTNTGRVPGGGLVTHPLPVQLNGSQLGLVLKRPDFTNATRIAEAINARYPNAAEVVHAGLVRLSVPNGIDNPAQLLAELEGLSVAVDIPARVVINERTGTIVAGGNVRISEVMITYGSLVIATQADPFVSQPLPFSRGETVTGARATVEVQEEVTRSVVLGPNADVAQLAAALNELGLTARDIIAIFQAIDRAGALQGELVIL; translated from the coding sequence ATGCGTCGCTGTTTTATTTGGCTTGGACTGATCGCGTTCTTCTGGCCGCTTCGTGCGGCTGGTCAGCAAGCAGGCCAAGCGCGTCTAAAAGATCTCATCATGCTTGAAGGTGCTGCACCTGTGCAGCTTGTCGGCTATGGGCTTGTAGTGGGGCTGAACCGCACAGGCGACTTGGCAAGGGGCCAACGCGGCTCACCCTACACCGTGCAAAGCATCGCCAACATGCTACGGCGTTTTGGCATCACAGTAGATCCTGCACTGCTTCAAGCGCGCAATGCTGCTGCCGTCATGGTAACAGCGACGCTGGACCCGTTTGCTGGTCCTGGTTCTCGTATAGACGTAACGGTTTCGGCTCTGGGCGATGCGCGTTCGCTTTCGGGTGGTGTGCTCCTGCAAACGCCTCTGCTCGATCCTGCAAGCGGCCAAGTGTACGCTGTGGCGCAGGGACCTGTCTCAACTGGAGCAGTGTTGGCTTCCAGTTTCGGATCTTCCGTACAAATTAATCACACCAACACCGGCCGCGTGCCGGGCGGCGGTCTGGTCACACACCCCCTGCCGGTGCAGCTTAACGGCTCCCAATTAGGGCTGGTACTCAAACGGCCCGACTTCACCAATGCCACACGCATTGCAGAGGCCATTAATGCCCGCTATCCGAACGCAGCTGAAGTGGTGCATGCTGGACTGGTTCGCCTAAGCGTTCCCAATGGCATCGACAACCCAGCCCAACTTTTGGCCGAACTGGAGGGGTTGAGCGTAGCCGTTGACATTCCAGCCCGGGTAGTGATCAACGAACGCACGGGAACCATTGTCGCAGGCGGTAACGTGCGCATTAGCGAAGTCATGATCACCTACGGCAGTTTGGTCATCGCAACGCAAGCGGATCCCTTTGTGTCTCAACCCCTACCTTTTAGCCGAGGCGAAACGGTCACCGGAGCCCGCGCCACCGTTGAAGTCCAGGAAGAGGTTACGCGCTCGGTCGTGCTAGGTCCTAACGCGGATGTAGCCCAACTGGCTGCCGCACTTAACGAGCTGGGGCTAACTGCCCGCGACATCATTGCCATCTTTCAGGCTATCGATCGTGCCGGTGCCCTTCAGGGGGAACTGGTCATTCTCTAA